In Sphaerodactylus townsendi isolate TG3544 linkage group LG13, MPM_Stown_v2.3, whole genome shotgun sequence, one DNA window encodes the following:
- the PATZ1 gene encoding POZ-, AT hook-, and zinc finger-containing protein 1 isoform X9, which produces MERVSEAAAAAAAAAAAAAAANSCGPSPSGCYTYQVSRHSADLLHSLNQQRKNGGRFCDVLLRVGDESFPAHRAVLAACSEYFESVFSAQGLSGGADGGGAGGPGAQDGGAAEAAGSGGGAGGAPGVGRELEMHTISSKVFGDILDFAYTSRIVVRLESFPELMTAAKFLLMRSVIDICQEVIKQSNVQILVPPAARPDIMLFRPGGTTDLGFPLDMTNGTGLAPNGNGIAGMPEDEATRAALSAAAQSSLPVLQGVDRLPMVAGPLSPPLLASPFQNVSPTAPSLNSKRGRGRPRKANLLDSMMFSAPGGLRDAGILPCGLCGKVFTDANRLRQHEAQHGVTSLQLGYIDMAPPRLGENGVPGLDDPEAPRKRSRTRKQVACEICGKIFRDVYHLNRHKLSHSGEKPYSCPVCGLRFKRKDRMSYHVRSHDGSVGKPYICQSCGKGFSRPDHLNGHIKQVHTSERPHKCQTCNASFATRDRLRSHLACHEDKVPCQVCGKYLRAAYMADHLKKHSEGPSNFCTICNRGLQAPGAHPEWGSSVPQHQDLWHQRRPEMLTFGPD; this is translated from the exons ATGGAGCGGGTGAGTGAGGCGGCCGCcgctgcagccgccgccgccgccgccgctgcagccGCCAATTCCTGCGGCCCGTCGCCGTCGGGTTGCTACACGTACCAGGTGAGCCGCCACAGCGCCGACCTGCTGCACAGCCTCAACCAGCAGCGGAAGAACGGCGGGCGCTTTTGCGACGTGCTGCTGCGGGTCGGCGACGAGAGCTTTCCCGCACATCGGGCCGTGCTGGCCGCCTGCAGCGAGTACTTCGAGTCTGTCTTCAGCGCCCAAGGGCTGAGCGGTGGGGCCGACGGAGGAGGCGCAGGGGGGCCCGGGGCACAGGACGGAGGCGCCGCCGAAGCGGCTgggagcggcggcggcgcaggGGGGGCCCCTGGGGTCGGCAGGGAGTTGGAGATGCATACCATCAGCTCCAAGGTGTTTGGGGACATCCTCGACTTTGCCTATACTTCGCGCATCGTGGTGCGTCTGGAGAGCTTCCCCGAGCTCATGACCGCTGCCAAATTCCTCCTCATGCGTTCTGTCATTGATATCTGCCAAGAGGTCATCAAACAGTCCAACGTGCAGATCTTAGTCCCACCAGCCGCTCGCCCCGACATCATGCTTTTCCGCCCCGGTGGTACCACGGATCTTGGTTTCCCCCTGGACATGACCAATGGCACTGGACTTGCGCCCAATGGCAATGGGATCGCTGGGATGCCTGAAGATGAGGCCACCAGGGCTGCGCTCTCGGCAGCTGCCCAGTCGTCCTTGCCTGTCCTTCAGGGTGTAGACCGCCTGCCGATGGTCGCAGGCCCGCTATCCCCACCTCTGCTGGCTTCACCCTTCCAGAACGTCAGCCCTACTGCTCCCTCATTAAACAGCAAAAGGGGAAGAGGGCGGCCCCGCAAAGCCAACCTTTTGGACTCCATGATGTTCAGTGCTCCAGGGGGCTTGAGGGATGCTGGTATTCTTCCTTGTGGCCTCTGTGGGAAAGTATTCACAGATGCTAACCGACTACGGCAGCACGAGGCTCAGCATGGGGTAACCAGCTTACAGTTGGGCTACATAGACATGGCACCACCAAGGCTCGGTGAAAACGGGGTGCCTGGTCTGGATGACCCCGAGGCACCCCGAAAGAGAAGCCGGACAAGAAAGCAGGTGGCTTGTGAGATCTGTGGGAAGATTTTTCGGGACGTGTATCATTTGAACAGACACAAGCTGTCACATTCTGGCGAGAAGCCTTACTCCTGTCCAGTGTGTGGGTTGCGGTTCAAGAGGAAAGACAGAATGTCCTATCATGTTCGGTCTCACGATGGGTCTGTGGGAAAGCCTTACATTTGTCAGAGCTGTGGAAAAGGTTTCTCTAG GCCTGACCACTTGAACGGGCACATCAAACAGGTGCACACGTCAGAGAGACCTCACAAATGTCAG ACTTGCAATGCTTCCTTTGCTACCCGCGACCGCCTGCGCTCGCACCTTGCGTGCCACGAAGACAAAGTTCCATGCCAGGTCTGTGGGAAGTATTTGCGGGCAGCATACATGGCTGATCATTTGAAGAAACACAGCGAAGGACCAAGTAACTTTTGTACCATCTGCAACAGAG
- the PATZ1 gene encoding POZ-, AT hook-, and zinc finger-containing protein 1 isoform X7: MERVSEAAAAAAAAAAAAAAANSCGPSPSGCYTYQVSRHSADLLHSLNQQRKNGGRFCDVLLRVGDESFPAHRAVLAACSEYFESVFSAQGLSGGADGGGAGGPGAQDGGAAEAAGSGGGAGGAPGVGRELEMHTISSKVFGDILDFAYTSRIVVRLESFPELMTAAKFLLMRSVIDICQEVIKQSNVQILVPPAARPDIMLFRPGGTTDLGFPLDMTNGTGLAPNGNGIAGMPEDEATRAALSAAAQSSLPVLQGVDRLPMVAGPLSPPLLASPFQNVSPTAPSLNSKRGRGRPRKANLLDSMMFSAPGGLRDAGILPCGLCGKVFTDANRLRQHEAQHGVTSLQLGYIDMAPPRLGENGVPGLDDPEAPRKRSRTRKQVACEICGKIFRDVYHLNRHKLSHSGEKPYSCPVCGLRFKRKDRMSYHVRSHDGSVGKPYICQSCGKGFSRPDHLNGHIKQVHTSERPHKCQQEISSLHGISSETSTSIEQLKLQETCNASFATRDRLRSHLACHEDKVPCQVCGKYLRAAYMADHLKKHSEGPSNFCTICNRGLQAPGAHPEWGSSVPQHQDLWHQRRPEMLTFGPD, translated from the exons ATGGAGCGGGTGAGTGAGGCGGCCGCcgctgcagccgccgccgccgccgccgctgcagccGCCAATTCCTGCGGCCCGTCGCCGTCGGGTTGCTACACGTACCAGGTGAGCCGCCACAGCGCCGACCTGCTGCACAGCCTCAACCAGCAGCGGAAGAACGGCGGGCGCTTTTGCGACGTGCTGCTGCGGGTCGGCGACGAGAGCTTTCCCGCACATCGGGCCGTGCTGGCCGCCTGCAGCGAGTACTTCGAGTCTGTCTTCAGCGCCCAAGGGCTGAGCGGTGGGGCCGACGGAGGAGGCGCAGGGGGGCCCGGGGCACAGGACGGAGGCGCCGCCGAAGCGGCTgggagcggcggcggcgcaggGGGGGCCCCTGGGGTCGGCAGGGAGTTGGAGATGCATACCATCAGCTCCAAGGTGTTTGGGGACATCCTCGACTTTGCCTATACTTCGCGCATCGTGGTGCGTCTGGAGAGCTTCCCCGAGCTCATGACCGCTGCCAAATTCCTCCTCATGCGTTCTGTCATTGATATCTGCCAAGAGGTCATCAAACAGTCCAACGTGCAGATCTTAGTCCCACCAGCCGCTCGCCCCGACATCATGCTTTTCCGCCCCGGTGGTACCACGGATCTTGGTTTCCCCCTGGACATGACCAATGGCACTGGACTTGCGCCCAATGGCAATGGGATCGCTGGGATGCCTGAAGATGAGGCCACCAGGGCTGCGCTCTCGGCAGCTGCCCAGTCGTCCTTGCCTGTCCTTCAGGGTGTAGACCGCCTGCCGATGGTCGCAGGCCCGCTATCCCCACCTCTGCTGGCTTCACCCTTCCAGAACGTCAGCCCTACTGCTCCCTCATTAAACAGCAAAAGGGGAAGAGGGCGGCCCCGCAAAGCCAACCTTTTGGACTCCATGATGTTCAGTGCTCCAGGGGGCTTGAGGGATGCTGGTATTCTTCCTTGTGGCCTCTGTGGGAAAGTATTCACAGATGCTAACCGACTACGGCAGCACGAGGCTCAGCATGGGGTAACCAGCTTACAGTTGGGCTACATAGACATGGCACCACCAAGGCTCGGTGAAAACGGGGTGCCTGGTCTGGATGACCCCGAGGCACCCCGAAAGAGAAGCCGGACAAGAAAGCAGGTGGCTTGTGAGATCTGTGGGAAGATTTTTCGGGACGTGTATCATTTGAACAGACACAAGCTGTCACATTCTGGCGAGAAGCCTTACTCCTGTCCAGTGTGTGGGTTGCGGTTCAAGAGGAAAGACAGAATGTCCTATCATGTTCGGTCTCACGATGGGTCTGTGGGAAAGCCTTACATTTGTCAGAGCTGTGGAAAAGGTTTCTCTAG GCCTGACCACTTGAACGGGCACATCAAACAGGTGCACACGTCAGAGAGACCTCACAAATGTCAG CAGGAAATTTCCAGCCTCCATGGAATAAGCTCAGAGACATCTACATCCATAGAACAGTTGAAACTTCAAGAG ACTTGCAATGCTTCCTTTGCTACCCGCGACCGCCTGCGCTCGCACCTTGCGTGCCACGAAGACAAAGTTCCATGCCAGGTCTGTGGGAAGTATTTGCGGGCAGCATACATGGCTGATCATTTGAAGAAACACAGCGAAGGACCAAGTAACTTTTGTACCATCTGCAACAGAG
- the PATZ1 gene encoding POZ-, AT hook-, and zinc finger-containing protein 1 isoform X8: protein MERVSEAAAAAAAAAAAAAAANSCGPSPSGCYTYQVSRHSADLLHSLNQQRKNGGRFCDVLLRVGDESFPAHRAVLAACSEYFESVFSAQGLSGGADGGGAGGPGAQDGGAAEAAGSGGGAGGAPGVGRELEMHTISSKVFGDILDFAYTSRIVVRLESFPELMTAAKFLLMRSVIDICQEVIKQSNVQILVPPAARPDIMLFRPGGTTDLGFPLDMTNGTGLAPNGNGIAGMPEDEATRAALSAAAQSSLPVLQGVDRLPMVAGPLSPPLLASPFQNVSPTAPSLNSKRGRGRPRKANLLDSMMFSAPGGLRDAGILPCGLCGKVFTDANRLRQHEAQHGVTSLQLGYIDMAPPRLGENGVPGLDDPEAPRKRSRTRKQVACEICGKIFRDVYHLNRHKLSHSGEKPYSCPVCGLRFKRKDRMSYHVRSHDGSVGKPYICQSCGKGFSRPDHLNGHIKQVHTSERPHKCQQEISSLHGISSETSTSIEQLKLQETCNASFATRDRLRSHLACHEDKVPCQVCGKYLRAAYMADHLKKHSEGPSNFCTICNRGLQAPGAHPEWGSSVPQHQDLWHQRPEMLTFGPD from the exons ATGGAGCGGGTGAGTGAGGCGGCCGCcgctgcagccgccgccgccgccgccgctgcagccGCCAATTCCTGCGGCCCGTCGCCGTCGGGTTGCTACACGTACCAGGTGAGCCGCCACAGCGCCGACCTGCTGCACAGCCTCAACCAGCAGCGGAAGAACGGCGGGCGCTTTTGCGACGTGCTGCTGCGGGTCGGCGACGAGAGCTTTCCCGCACATCGGGCCGTGCTGGCCGCCTGCAGCGAGTACTTCGAGTCTGTCTTCAGCGCCCAAGGGCTGAGCGGTGGGGCCGACGGAGGAGGCGCAGGGGGGCCCGGGGCACAGGACGGAGGCGCCGCCGAAGCGGCTgggagcggcggcggcgcaggGGGGGCCCCTGGGGTCGGCAGGGAGTTGGAGATGCATACCATCAGCTCCAAGGTGTTTGGGGACATCCTCGACTTTGCCTATACTTCGCGCATCGTGGTGCGTCTGGAGAGCTTCCCCGAGCTCATGACCGCTGCCAAATTCCTCCTCATGCGTTCTGTCATTGATATCTGCCAAGAGGTCATCAAACAGTCCAACGTGCAGATCTTAGTCCCACCAGCCGCTCGCCCCGACATCATGCTTTTCCGCCCCGGTGGTACCACGGATCTTGGTTTCCCCCTGGACATGACCAATGGCACTGGACTTGCGCCCAATGGCAATGGGATCGCTGGGATGCCTGAAGATGAGGCCACCAGGGCTGCGCTCTCGGCAGCTGCCCAGTCGTCCTTGCCTGTCCTTCAGGGTGTAGACCGCCTGCCGATGGTCGCAGGCCCGCTATCCCCACCTCTGCTGGCTTCACCCTTCCAGAACGTCAGCCCTACTGCTCCCTCATTAAACAGCAAAAGGGGAAGAGGGCGGCCCCGCAAAGCCAACCTTTTGGACTCCATGATGTTCAGTGCTCCAGGGGGCTTGAGGGATGCTGGTATTCTTCCTTGTGGCCTCTGTGGGAAAGTATTCACAGATGCTAACCGACTACGGCAGCACGAGGCTCAGCATGGGGTAACCAGCTTACAGTTGGGCTACATAGACATGGCACCACCAAGGCTCGGTGAAAACGGGGTGCCTGGTCTGGATGACCCCGAGGCACCCCGAAAGAGAAGCCGGACAAGAAAGCAGGTGGCTTGTGAGATCTGTGGGAAGATTTTTCGGGACGTGTATCATTTGAACAGACACAAGCTGTCACATTCTGGCGAGAAGCCTTACTCCTGTCCAGTGTGTGGGTTGCGGTTCAAGAGGAAAGACAGAATGTCCTATCATGTTCGGTCTCACGATGGGTCTGTGGGAAAGCCTTACATTTGTCAGAGCTGTGGAAAAGGTTTCTCTAG GCCTGACCACTTGAACGGGCACATCAAACAGGTGCACACGTCAGAGAGACCTCACAAATGTCAG CAGGAAATTTCCAGCCTCCATGGAATAAGCTCAGAGACATCTACATCCATAGAACAGTTGAAACTTCAAGAG ACTTGCAATGCTTCCTTTGCTACCCGCGACCGCCTGCGCTCGCACCTTGCGTGCCACGAAGACAAAGTTCCATGCCAGGTCTGTGGGAAGTATTTGCGGGCAGCATACATGGCTGATCATTTGAAGAAACACAGCGAAGGACCAAGTAACTTTTGTACCATCTGCAACAGAG